One part of the Dyadobacter sp. 676 genome encodes these proteins:
- a CDS encoding YwbE family protein — protein MASLSGTERRNIKPGLAVSIVLKKDQRTGKLTQGIVKDILTKAPVHTHGIKVRLESGDIGRVKVIETED, from the coding sequence ATGGCTTCATTATCAGGAACAGAAAGACGGAATATAAAACCCGGACTCGCCGTGTCCATTGTACTCAAAAAAGACCAGCGGACCGGCAAGCTCACGCAAGGCATTGTAAAAGACATCCTCACCAAAGCCCCGGTGCACACGCACGGCATTAAGGTCAGGCTTGAATCGGGCGATATCGGGCGCGTAAAAGTTATTGAAACCGAAGATTAG
- a CDS encoding FUSC family membrane protein: protein MNYLDEFKKFISSHYLSTGVRLTLGTIIPSLIFHHYGILGEMIAFPLGTLLIGGIDNPGPYHRRRNALLVAIATCFVVACITGYLRHFHFIVFLEIIIFGMFFSLVGVYGNRVNSIGLISLLVFVFNIDDHLSGDMVLRTAAIFSAGGIWYFILFMVLQKLLPYKLIQQLLGENFVELGKLLSIKAGYYFANPDYDELFNRMVHQQVILRENHENLREILFKTREIVTESTTKSRILMLMFLDSIDLFERILNSQQNYANLHRAFDHTKVLRLFGTYITWLAAEIQQIGLAVQSGYASHPRHDLDEAFNKCQRAFERMREHKMNHDNMEDFIMLRQILNSLQDVTERIKKLHRATKYEADVSKDYKLTVEAEDFTPKQDYHPRILLDNLSLKSSHFRHAVRVTLGLLAGYIASLFLAVGHGYWILLTIAVILKPAFSITKQRNIHRIGGTILGVVIGFLFLYLIEESTPLFLLMMVSMILAYSFLKINYFVASTSITLYVILSFHFLSPQHVTAVLQDRVIDTVIGSVIAYIISSYVLPVWEHSQIKQYMKDALDANRKYFDIVAAKFTGKPLDINELKVHRKNAIIAMANLSDNFQKMLSEPKRQQLNMEEYHQFVATSHMLTSYIASLSTYAQTLEYSEFSVEFEMMTRQIDRQLQAAMDIIDGKTGNSLEIVRESLPQNQRLVELLANRKKEIKELGIEKADQSPVRKMLSDLKTINGLFELISTISIDEIKILQKIKTAKAA, encoded by the coding sequence ATGAATTACCTCGACGAGTTTAAAAAGTTTATTTCCAGCCATTACCTGTCGACCGGTGTACGTTTAACCCTCGGGACGATTATCCCCAGCCTCATTTTTCACCACTACGGCATTCTGGGCGAGATGATCGCGTTTCCGCTCGGCACGCTGCTGATCGGCGGCATCGATAATCCCGGACCTTACCACAGACGGCGGAACGCGCTGCTGGTCGCCATTGCCACTTGCTTCGTAGTTGCCTGTATTACGGGCTATCTGCGGCATTTTCATTTCATCGTCTTTCTGGAAATCATCATATTCGGAATGTTTTTCTCGCTGGTCGGCGTATACGGCAACCGCGTGAACAGCATCGGCCTGATTTCCCTGCTCGTTTTTGTATTTAACATTGATGACCACCTCAGCGGCGATATGGTGTTGCGGACTGCCGCGATTTTTTCCGCCGGTGGTATCTGGTATTTCATATTGTTCATGGTTTTGCAGAAGCTTTTACCCTACAAGCTCATTCAGCAGCTTCTGGGGGAAAATTTTGTGGAGCTGGGCAAACTGCTTTCCATAAAGGCCGGTTATTATTTTGCCAATCCCGATTACGACGAGCTTTTCAACCGGATGGTACATCAGCAGGTCATTCTCCGCGAGAACCATGAAAACCTGCGCGAAATCCTTTTCAAAACGCGGGAAATCGTAACAGAGTCCACCACCAAGAGCCGTATATTGATGCTGATGTTCCTCGACAGCATCGATCTTTTCGAACGTATTCTCAATTCCCAGCAAAACTACGCCAACCTGCATCGTGCATTTGACCATACCAAAGTATTGAGGTTGTTCGGGACGTACATTACCTGGCTTGCCGCCGAAATCCAGCAGATCGGGTTGGCCGTACAGAGCGGTTACGCGTCGCATCCCCGCCACGACCTCGACGAGGCTTTCAACAAGTGCCAGCGCGCCTTCGAACGCATGCGCGAACACAAGATGAACCATGATAATATGGAAGATTTCATCATGCTGCGGCAAATCCTCAACAGCCTGCAAGACGTAACCGAGCGAATAAAAAAACTGCACAGGGCTACGAAATACGAAGCGGATGTTAGTAAGGATTACAAATTGACCGTGGAAGCGGAAGATTTTACCCCGAAGCAGGATTACCATCCGCGCATTTTGCTCGATAACCTCTCGCTGAAGTCGAGCCATTTCCGCCATGCCGTCCGCGTGACGTTGGGATTGCTGGCTGGTTATATCGCTTCGTTGTTCCTCGCCGTAGGGCATGGCTACTGGATCCTGCTTACCATCGCGGTGATTCTCAAACCTGCGTTCAGCATTACCAAGCAGCGGAATATCCACCGGATCGGCGGGACCATTTTGGGGGTAGTCATCGGGTTTCTCTTCCTCTATCTCATCGAGGAGAGCACGCCTTTGTTCCTACTGATGATGGTGTCCATGATCCTGGCGTACAGTTTCCTGAAAATCAATTATTTCGTTGCATCCACGAGCATTACGTTGTATGTGATCCTGTCGTTCCATTTCCTCAGCCCGCAACATGTAACGGCGGTTTTGCAGGACCGCGTCATCGATACGGTGATCGGCTCGGTGATCGCCTACATTATATCTTCCTATGTGCTGCCGGTTTGGGAGCATTCGCAGATCAAGCAATATATGAAGGATGCGCTGGACGCAAATCGTAAGTACTTTGATATCGTAGCCGCGAAATTTACCGGAAAGCCACTGGATATCAACGAACTGAAAGTCCACAGGAAGAATGCGATCATTGCCATGGCCAATCTTTCGGACAATTTCCAGAAAATGCTTTCCGAACCGAAACGTCAGCAGTTGAACATGGAAGAATACCACCAGTTCGTAGCGACGAGCCATATGCTGACTTCCTACATCGCTTCGCTCTCGACCTACGCGCAGACATTGGAATACTCGGAATTTTCGGTCGAATTCGAAATGATGACCCGGCAAATCGACCGGCAATTGCAGGCTGCTATGGACATCATCGACGGCAAGACGGGCAACAGCCTGGAAATCGTACGGGAATCGCTACCCCAGAACCAGCGGCTGGTCGAACTGCTTGCGAACCGTAAAAAGGAAATCAAGGAGCTCGGCATCGAGAAGGCCGATCAATCTCCGGTGCGCAAAATGCTGTCGGATTTGAAAACAATCAACGGGCTATTCGAGCTCATCAGCACTATTTCGATCGATGAGATCAAGATCCTTCAAAAAATAAAAACCGCGAAAGCAGCTTAG
- a CDS encoding HPP family protein, with product MRKKIKRNARLVRYVVYKETLIDFKDHFWTFLGSFLGIGLIGLLNDQKFTDSDSLFLIGSFGASSVLIYGIVNSPLAQPRNLIGGHVVCAIVGVTVHKIIPDQIWLSSAFAVSVSIVLMQVTKTLHPPGGATALIANIGSEKIKALGYMYVLSPVLSGVLILLFVAVMVNRFAAHRRYPANKNWYRVWERRYFTRV from the coding sequence TTGAGAAAAAAGATCAAACGTAACGCAAGATTGGTCCGTTACGTAGTTTACAAAGAGACATTAATCGATTTCAAAGACCATTTCTGGACTTTCCTGGGATCATTTCTCGGTATCGGGCTGATAGGCCTGCTCAACGACCAGAAATTCACCGATTCCGATTCGTTATTTCTCATCGGCTCCTTTGGCGCATCGTCGGTGTTGATTTACGGCATCGTGAACAGCCCGCTCGCGCAGCCGCGAAACCTCATAGGCGGCCATGTGGTATGCGCAATCGTGGGAGTGACGGTCCATAAGATCATTCCCGACCAGATTTGGCTGTCGTCCGCATTTGCTGTTTCGGTCTCCATCGTATTGATGCAGGTGACCAAAACGTTACATCCACCGGGCGGCGCGACGGCGTTGATCGCAAATATTGGATCAGAGAAGATCAAAGCGCTGGGTTATATGTATGTGCTGAGCCCCGTTTTGAGCGGGGTCCTGATCCTGCTTTTCGTAGCTGTGATGGTGAACCGTTTTGCCGCTCACCGCAGGTACCCGGCCAACAAAAACTGGTACAGGGTCTGGGAGAGGCGTTATTTTACAAGGGTTTAA
- a CDS encoding ferritin has protein sequence MKDLLRARTSLKEEIEILLNNQVKMEAEASAKYLAMASWCDRNGFKHSAKYFLKQSDEERGHMLKIFNYLMTVGGTAISPEISGVKQEYPTFKSVFETALQSEIAVTQSINRIITAARREEDYATENFLQWFVSEQIEEEDNARRAIELFDVIGEEGTGLYVIDKAIGKIGADE, from the coding sequence ATGAAAGACTTACTTAGAGCACGTACTTCCCTCAAAGAGGAAATAGAGATACTTTTGAACAACCAGGTGAAGATGGAAGCAGAAGCTTCCGCGAAATACCTTGCCATGGCATCGTGGTGCGACCGCAACGGTTTCAAGCACAGCGCCAAGTATTTCCTCAAACAGTCTGACGAGGAGCGCGGCCACATGCTGAAAATCTTCAACTACCTGATGACAGTAGGAGGTACGGCGATTTCTCCCGAAATTTCCGGCGTTAAGCAGGAATATCCGACCTTCAAAAGCGTGTTTGAAACTGCGCTTCAAAGCGAAATCGCGGTGACGCAATCGATCAACCGCATCATTACGGCGGCACGCAGAGAAGAGGATTACGCGACCGAAAACTTCCTGCAATGGTTCGTGAGCGAGCAGATCGAAGAAGAAGACAACGCACGCCGCGCGATCGAACTGTTCGATGTAATCGGTGAGGAAGGAACCGGTTTATATGTGATCGACAAAGCAATCGGCAAAATCGGCGCCGACGAATAA
- a CDS encoding glutamine--tRNA ligase/YqeY domain fusion protein, protein MITEEKKEEKSLNFIEEIIDADLQSGKYTQIITRFPPEPNGYLHIGHATSICLNFGLTKKFPGYTNLRFDDTNPVTEDTEYVENIKNDIRWLGFEWENERYASDYFDTLYGYAIKLIKDGLAYVDDSTSEEIAALKGTPTEPGKDSPYRNRGVEENLALFEQMKNGAFPDGSRTLRAKIDMAHMNMLMRDPILYRIKHAHHHRTGNKWCIYPMYDFAHGQSDAIETVTHSICTLEFAPHRELYDWLIEKLGIYPSHQYEFARRNLNYTVTSKRKLLQLVQEGHVSGWDDPRMPTISGMRRRGYTAFSIRDFCDRIGVAKRENMVDVGLLEFCVREDLNKKALRRMVVLDPLKVVITNFPEGVTEMCHSENNPEDISTGNREIPFSREIFIEKEDFMEIPSKKYFRLAPGKMVRLKGAYIIQCDDFVKDENGEITAVRCTYIENSKSGQDTTGINVKGTLHWVSAAHAVEIEVRLYDRLFSVEDPSSGDGDFKDYLNPDSLHIITGYAEPALLEAQEGESFQFLRKGYFAKDPDSTSRKLIFNRTTTLRDNWAKAAN, encoded by the coding sequence ATGATTACGGAAGAGAAAAAAGAAGAGAAAAGCCTGAACTTTATCGAGGAGATTATTGACGCTGACCTGCAATCAGGAAAATATACTCAGATTATTACACGCTTTCCCCCCGAACCGAATGGCTATCTGCACATTGGGCATGCTACCAGCATTTGCTTGAATTTCGGGCTGACCAAGAAATTTCCGGGTTATACCAATCTGCGATTTGACGACACCAATCCGGTGACGGAAGACACCGAATACGTTGAAAATATAAAGAACGACATTCGCTGGCTGGGTTTCGAATGGGAGAACGAGCGCTATGCATCCGACTATTTCGACACTCTTTACGGCTACGCGATCAAGCTGATTAAGGACGGGCTTGCTTATGTGGACGACTCTACTTCCGAAGAAATAGCTGCCTTGAAAGGTACACCGACCGAACCGGGAAAAGACAGTCCCTACCGTAACCGCGGCGTAGAGGAAAATCTTGCACTTTTCGAACAAATGAAAAACGGCGCCTTCCCCGACGGCAGCCGTACTTTGCGCGCAAAAATCGACATGGCGCACATGAATATGCTCATGCGTGACCCGATCCTTTACCGGATCAAGCACGCGCATCATCACCGCACCGGAAACAAATGGTGTATTTACCCGATGTACGACTTCGCGCACGGACAAAGCGACGCCATCGAAACGGTAACACATTCGATTTGCACGCTGGAATTCGCTCCGCACCGCGAGTTGTACGACTGGCTGATCGAGAAATTGGGCATTTACCCTTCGCACCAATACGAATTTGCACGCCGTAACCTGAACTATACCGTCACGAGTAAGCGCAAACTGCTCCAACTGGTGCAGGAAGGCCACGTAAGCGGCTGGGACGATCCGCGGATGCCAACAATCAGCGGCATGCGCCGGAGAGGCTACACCGCATTCAGCATCCGCGATTTCTGCGACCGGATCGGCGTTGCCAAACGGGAGAATATGGTTGACGTCGGACTCTTGGAGTTTTGTGTCCGTGAAGACCTGAACAAAAAAGCATTGCGCCGGATGGTGGTGCTAGATCCATTGAAAGTGGTTATCACCAATTTCCCAGAAGGCGTTACCGAGATGTGTCATTCTGAAAATAACCCGGAAGATATTTCGACCGGCAACCGCGAAATCCCTTTTTCCCGTGAGATCTTTATCGAAAAGGAAGACTTCATGGAAATACCCTCGAAGAAATACTTCCGACTCGCTCCGGGCAAAATGGTCCGCTTGAAAGGTGCCTATATTATCCAATGCGATGATTTTGTGAAGGATGAAAATGGAGAAATTACAGCAGTGCGCTGTACGTACATCGAAAACAGCAAGAGCGGACAGGACACGACCGGCATTAATGTAAAAGGGACGTTACACTGGGTTTCGGCCGCCCATGCAGTCGAAATCGAGGTACGGCTGTATGACCGTTTGTTCTCGGTAGAAGACCCGTCGTCCGGGGACGGTGATTTCAAAGACTATCTTAATCCCGATTCCCTGCATATTATAACCGGTTATGCCGAGCCCGCATTGTTAGAGGCGCAGGAAGGCGAATCATTCCAGTTTCTCCGCAAAGGCTATTTCGCCAAAGACCCCGATAGTACCTCCAGAAAGCTAATTTTCAACCGAACCACGACATTGCGGGACAATTGGGCAAAAGCAGCTAATTGA
- the truA gene encoding tRNA pseudouridine(38-40) synthase TruA, producing MRYFIEFSYRGTAYNGWQKQNNALGVQQVLEEALFKVLRLPIELTGSSRTDAGVHAEQQFAHFDLPEATANPDLLVYKLNALTPRDIAVHRLIPVARDIHSRFAATYRKYEYRITYRKNPFLADLATQMRRNLDVARMNEAAALLLVYNDFESFSKIHTSVNNFRCTVTEACWVESGDMLVFHVKANRFLRGMVRALVGTMLEVGRHKISVGDFEQIILSRNRKNAGAQAPAEGLFLVEVGYPDSLFR from the coding sequence ATGCGCTATTTTATCGAATTCAGTTACCGCGGTACCGCCTACAACGGCTGGCAAAAGCAAAACAATGCATTGGGCGTGCAGCAGGTGCTGGAAGAAGCATTGTTCAAGGTCCTGCGCTTGCCCATCGAGCTGACAGGCAGCAGCCGCACCGACGCGGGTGTTCATGCAGAACAACAATTCGCTCATTTTGATTTACCCGAAGCGACAGCAAACCCCGATTTGCTCGTTTATAAACTCAATGCGCTCACGCCCCGTGACATTGCCGTACACCGGCTGATACCGGTAGCCCGTGATATCCACTCGCGGTTCGCCGCTACGTACCGGAAGTATGAATACCGTATTACCTATCGGAAAAATCCATTTCTCGCCGATCTGGCGACGCAAATGCGTCGAAACCTGGATGTGGCGCGGATGAACGAAGCGGCCGCATTGCTGCTGGTCTATAACGATTTCGAAAGTTTCAGCAAGATCCACACGAGCGTGAACAATTTCCGTTGCACCGTTACCGAGGCATGCTGGGTCGAATCGGGTGATATGCTGGTGTTTCATGTCAAGGCGAACCGCTTCTTGCGGGGAATGGTGCGCGCATTGGTAGGGACAATGCTGGAAGTGGGGCGCCACAAAATATCCGTCGGCGATTTTGAGCAGATAATCCTGTCCCGCAACAGAAAAAATGCCGGAGCGCAGGCCCCGGCAGAAGGTTTGTTCCTGGTAGAAGTCGGTTATCCCGACTCGTTGTTCCGTTAA
- a CDS encoding aldehyde dehydrogenase (NADP(+)) produces the protein MTNIQGRNFIGYALSAEGGRQFKAYVPVTDTYLPETFQCATVEEVNKTMQLAEKAFDSYSRVPAYDRADFLIAITEEIMALGDQLLERANQETGLPIARLQGERARTINQLTQFAELLREGSWVEAAIDTAQPERPPVPKPDIRKMLVPIGPVVIFGSSNFPFAYSVAGVDSGPALAAGNPVVVKAHPAHPGVSDLTAQAIVRAAKRTGMPEGTFSMLYDDGFEVGTALVKHPATKAVGFTGSYKGGMALYRLAREREEPIPVYAEMGSVNPIVVLPRYLKNNAEQLGKTLAGSVSLGAGQFCTNPGLVFITKSEGLETFQNSYKSEILNTPAATMLTAGICKNYNKLRAEALEQTNVTALAISDIRPEGENQAEASIALVSGKDFIENPKLHEEVFGPFSLLVVCEDTGELYEAISHLKGQLTATLIAEEAEVAEYPEIVRQLAKISGRFIMNGVPTGVEVCPSIHHGGPFPATADSKFTSVGRHSILRFVRPQSYQNWPDSLLPDELKNGNPLNIFRLVDNVLTKGRI, from the coding sequence ATGACCAACATTCAAGGCAGGAACTTTATCGGCTACGCACTTTCGGCAGAAGGCGGCCGCCAGTTCAAAGCGTATGTGCCCGTAACCGATACTTATCTCCCCGAAACTTTCCAATGCGCCACCGTTGAAGAGGTTAACAAAACAATGCAACTGGCGGAAAAGGCTTTTGACAGCTATTCGAGGGTCCCCGCTTACGACCGTGCGGATTTCCTGATTGCCATTACCGAGGAAATAATGGCATTGGGCGATCAACTCCTCGAACGGGCTAACCAGGAGACAGGACTTCCCATCGCCCGGTTGCAGGGAGAACGCGCCCGGACAATCAATCAGCTTACGCAGTTCGCGGAACTCCTGCGGGAGGGCTCCTGGGTAGAGGCCGCCATCGACACCGCCCAACCCGAACGACCCCCGGTTCCCAAGCCGGACATCCGTAAAATGCTCGTTCCCATTGGTCCGGTTGTCATTTTCGGTTCCAGCAATTTCCCGTTCGCCTATTCGGTGGCTGGCGTGGACTCCGGCCCCGCGTTGGCGGCCGGTAATCCGGTGGTTGTGAAAGCGCATCCGGCACACCCGGGCGTGAGCGACCTTACCGCACAAGCGATCGTGCGTGCGGCCAAGCGCACGGGCATGCCGGAGGGCACTTTCTCGATGCTTTATGACGATGGCTTTGAAGTAGGGACCGCATTGGTGAAGCATCCGGCGACAAAAGCTGTCGGCTTTACCGGCTCCTACAAAGGCGGGATGGCACTTTACAGGCTGGCCCGGGAACGCGAAGAACCTATTCCGGTTTACGCGGAAATGGGCAGCGTGAACCCGATCGTGGTTTTGCCCCGATATTTAAAAAACAATGCGGAGCAGCTCGGCAAAACACTGGCAGGCTCGGTGAGTCTGGGCGCCGGGCAGTTCTGCACGAATCCGGGTTTGGTATTTATCACGAAATCGGAGGGGCTCGAAACATTTCAGAATTCCTACAAATCGGAAATCCTGAACACGCCTGCCGCCACGATGCTGACGGCGGGTATTTGTAAAAACTACAATAAACTGCGTGCGGAGGCCCTGGAACAAACGAATGTAACTGCACTTGCCATCTCGGATATTCGTCCCGAAGGCGAAAACCAGGCCGAGGCATCCATCGCACTGGTTTCGGGGAAAGATTTTATTGAAAATCCCAAACTGCACGAGGAGGTTTTCGGTCCGTTTTCTCTGCTTGTTGTTTGCGAGGACACGGGCGAACTGTACGAGGCCATCTCGCATTTGAAAGGACAACTTACGGCCACATTGATCGCCGAAGAGGCGGAGGTGGCCGAATATCCCGAAATTGTGCGGCAACTTGCAAAAATATCCGGCCGCTTTATCATGAATGGCGTCCCGACCGGTGTGGAAGTTTGTCCTTCCATTCACCACGGCGGGCCATTCCCCGCTACTGCGGATTCGAAGTTCACATCGGTAGGGCGGCATTCCATTTTGCGTTTCGTCCGGCCGCAGTCCTACCAGAACTGGCCGGATTCACTGCTTCCCGACGAATTGAAAAACGGTAATCCGCTGAACATTTTCAGGCTGGTCGATAACGTGCTGACGAAGGGGCGCATTTAA
- a CDS encoding MoxR family ATPase: protein MKYSSDVEAAEAMKVAYDKIRSEIGNVIIGQDEVVKRLLTAIFCQGHCLLVGVPGLAKTLLIQTIASSLDLNFNRIQFTPDLMPSDILGSETLDQNRNFKFIKGPIFANIILADEINRTPPKTQSALLEAMQEYSVTIAGAKHSLDRPFFVLATQNPIEQEGTYPLPEAQLDRFMFMIQLDYPSYTEEVSIVKNTTTDSRYQVQKVISAQEITDFQHLVRRVPVTDHVIEYAVKLVHKTRPNGSLAIKDTNDYLEWGAGPRASQALILAAKCNALLSGKYSPDIEDVKAVALPVLRHRIIRNFKAEAEGISVDDIIGRLL from the coding sequence GTGAAGTATTCATCGGACGTAGAAGCTGCCGAAGCTATGAAAGTAGCTTATGATAAAATCCGGAGTGAAATCGGAAATGTGATTATCGGACAGGATGAAGTTGTTAAAAGATTGCTCACCGCTATTTTCTGCCAGGGCCATTGCTTGCTGGTAGGTGTTCCGGGGCTCGCCAAAACGCTTCTGATCCAGACCATCGCTTCCTCGCTCGATCTGAACTTTAACCGGATCCAGTTCACACCCGACCTGATGCCTTCCGACATTCTCGGTTCGGAAACACTCGACCAGAACCGTAATTTCAAATTCATCAAGGGCCCTATATTCGCCAACATCATCCTCGCGGACGAGATCAACCGGACTCCGCCCAAGACGCAGTCCGCATTGCTGGAAGCGATGCAGGAATATTCGGTCACTATCGCCGGTGCGAAACATTCGCTCGACAGGCCGTTTTTCGTGCTCGCCACCCAGAACCCGATCGAACAGGAAGGTACCTATCCCCTGCCCGAGGCCCAGCTCGACCGGTTTATGTTCATGATCCAGCTCGATTATCCTTCGTACACAGAGGAAGTAAGTATCGTCAAGAATACCACTACCGACAGCCGATATCAGGTACAGAAGGTTATCAGCGCCCAGGAAATTACCGATTTCCAGCACCTGGTCAGAAGAGTTCCGGTGACCGATCATGTGATTGAATATGCCGTAAAACTCGTGCACAAGACACGCCCGAACGGCAGCCTGGCTATCAAAGACACCAACGATTACCTCGAATGGGGTGCCGGCCCGCGCGCCTCGCAGGCACTGATCCTCGCCGCAAAATGCAATGCGCTGCTTTCGGGCAAATATTCCCCTGATATCGAGGATGTGAAAGCAGTTGCATTACCCGTATTGCGCCACCGTATTATCCGCAATTTCAAGGCGGAAGCGGAAGGCATTTCGGTAGACGACATTATCGGAAGACTGCTGTAA
- a CDS encoding peptidylprolyl isomerase encodes MKVNKWIGAHLTAVFMLLISMISYGQGQQGVSLDKIIARVDNHYILNSELEDMYNQYKAEGRTAPEKCQLLESLIINKMLLAKAEIDSVTVDDKEVDGELNAKMNYMIQRFGSEKNIVEAYGKSIENLKNELRQQVKEQKIVEKMQRTISGNVKITPAEVRKFFNSIPKDSLPYIPAEVEVGHIVKKGTVTREQKEKLRQQLQELKQRAEKGEDFAMLAQIYSEDLGSAKVGGDLGFAKRGQMVPEFEGAALALKPGEMSNVIESQFGFHLIKLIETRGAEYHARHILLRPDYNKGTDMTAATRALDSLRTLIKSDSLKFAKAALDNSDDKETAESGGLIQDRSTGLSKLTLDASMDPALYFAIDTMKVGDLSMPVSYRMEDGSSAMRILWYKSKSEPHTANLHDDYEKLAQIVLSNKRNNALEEWFKKAQGDVYISIEPEYKNCKVLGLAANGDDL; translated from the coding sequence ATGAAAGTAAATAAATGGATCGGCGCTCATTTGACAGCCGTTTTCATGTTGTTGATCAGCATGATAAGCTACGGGCAAGGCCAGCAGGGAGTGAGCCTGGACAAGATTATCGCGAGGGTCGATAACCATTACATCCTGAATTCGGAACTGGAAGACATGTACAATCAGTACAAGGCCGAAGGAAGGACGGCTCCGGAAAAATGTCAGTTGCTCGAATCCCTGATCATCAACAAAATGCTCCTGGCAAAGGCCGAGATTGACTCTGTGACAGTCGATGACAAGGAGGTCGACGGCGAACTGAACGCGAAGATGAATTACATGATTCAGCGTTTCGGTTCGGAAAAGAATATCGTCGAAGCATACGGCAAAAGCATTGAAAATCTCAAAAACGAACTTCGGCAACAGGTAAAAGAGCAAAAGATCGTCGAAAAAATGCAGCGGACGATCTCCGGCAATGTGAAGATCACGCCGGCCGAGGTACGTAAGTTTTTTAATTCTATTCCAAAGGACAGCTTGCCCTACATTCCCGCCGAAGTGGAAGTGGGCCATATTGTCAAGAAAGGGACCGTCACCAGGGAGCAAAAGGAAAAGCTCCGCCAACAGTTGCAGGAATTGAAGCAGCGCGCCGAGAAAGGGGAAGACTTTGCCATGCTCGCGCAGATCTATTCCGAAGACCTTGGTTCAGCCAAAGTGGGCGGCGATCTCGGTTTCGCGAAACGCGGACAAATGGTACCGGAGTTCGAAGGGGCAGCATTGGCGCTTAAACCGGGCGAAATGTCCAATGTAATCGAATCGCAGTTCGGCTTTCACCTCATTAAACTGATTGAAACGCGGGGCGCCGAATACCACGCACGCCACATCCTGCTCCGCCCCGACTACAACAAAGGCACCGATATGACCGCCGCGACCCGTGCACTCGACAGCCTCCGCACGCTTATCAAAAGCGACTCGCTGAAATTCGCGAAAGCGGCGCTCGACAACTCCGACGACAAGGAAACAGCCGAATCGGGAGGGTTAATCCAGGACAGAAGTACCGGACTATCCAAGCTGACCCTCGATGCATCGATGGACCCCGCGTTGTACTTCGCGATCGATACCATGAAAGTGGGCGATTTGAGTATGCCCGTATCGTATCGCATGGAGGACGGCAGCAGCGCGATGCGGATACTTTGGTATAAAAGCAAGTCCGAACCGCATACGGCAAACCTGCACGACGATTATGAAAAACTGGCGCAGATCGTGCTGAGCAACAAGCGGAACAATGCGCTGGAAGAGTGGTTCAAAAAAGCGCAGGGCGATGTCTACATCAGTATCGAACCAGAGTATAAAAACTGCAAGGTGCTTGGTCTGGCCGCCAATGGGGATGATTTATAG